Part of the Nothobranchius furzeri strain GRZ-AD chromosome 2, NfurGRZ-RIMD1, whole genome shotgun sequence genome, AAGAGTCAGCTGATTATGCAATTATGTCAAGAAGCACTAGCAGAGAATCCTTTACATCAACATGCTCTTCTACGCAGAGGGAATCAGTCATCGGTGCAGGTGTGGGAACAGGAGGGTACTTTGATGTTGCTGGAGAGTTAAAAACTGAAGGGGGTGCAGGTGGTGGTATAGATATAGGGGTGGACAATGGGTACATGTCTATGTTACCCGGAGTTACTCAGCCTCCAGTGTCCTTGTCCCAGTCAATTGCTGTCTCGGTTCCTGAAATAGATCCCAAGCCTGCCGATGACTATATGGCCATGACCCCTAACAACAGCGTGTCCCCTCCTCAGCAGATTCGACATCCACTACCTTCTGATGGCTATATGATAATGTCCCCAAACAGTAGCTGCTCACCAGACCAGCGTGGAGGTCTCTCTGAAGGAGCTTGGGTAGGCAGTGGAAGCGCAGACAGCAGAGCTGGCAGTGACTATATGAACATGTCTCCAATTAGTGCACCTTCTGTAAATGGCAGCACCCCACATTCTGAGCACAACTGCCATTTGGAAACAGGTTTGCAGCAACAGCTCCCAAAGATGGTGTATTCTTACTACTCTCTTCCTCGGTCGTACAAGCATAACCCCACTGCTGGGCATTTTGACGATGGGACTGGACGAGGTCGAAGGCCTAATGGGAGCTGCCGGGAAATAAATGGTCGTAGAGGTACTGCTGGGCGTCAGAGTCAACCAGCTAGCAATTCAGTTGCTCAGTCCCTATCTTCATCCTCATACTCTTCCAGTTCAGCCAGCAATGAGAGTCTTGGGGAAACCGACGACGGGACCACTAAGGTGTTGAATAAAATGACAAGTGGCTCCAAGTCCAAAGAGGGGAGCAAAACAGGTCAGAGACGAGGCGCTGATGGATTGTCAAAACATGGTAATCATCCTAGAAATCGTCCAGTTAGCCTATTTGTTGATGTATCAAAAGCTAACACCCTTCCCAGGGTCCGTGAGAACCCTTTACCCCCAGAACCCAAGAGCCCTGGGGAATATGTAAGCATTGAATTCAAAGGAGAAAAGTGCAACTACGCTGGGGTTGGAGTAGGTCGAGGCAGGGGGCTAAGACATGGATCACTGCTGCCTCAGGGCTCAAACAGCCAGAGTCCTCAAATGAGGCCAGTATCCTGTGTCGGGAACTTTATTCCCCTCTCACACAGTCCATCTACGCCCATCACTCCCCCATCTGCCTCTGAATATGTCAACATGGACTTGGGTCCTTCTCCATCCCCTTCACCCCATTCCCTTACCCCAATTGTTTTCCCACCTTTCCACACCCCTCCCACTCCTCCGGTTCTTGCTTATGTCCCTAAAACTTGTAAAGAAGGTCCTGCTAGTCCTTGTGAAGGGGATCGTGAAGTGTCTGAGGCACCTCTTGGGAAAAACAGAGAAACAGTTACTGAAGCCGAGTCTCCTACATCTTGTGGGGACTACACAGAGATGGCTTTCAGTTTAAACAAAAACGCTGTCCCGCGAACATCACCCAATATCTCACCAAAAGTTCCATCTCCGACCAGGACTGATCCATCTGTTTCAGTGCTGTCTCGGGGTCTAGACTTTCCACTGTGTAAATCAGGACCGAACCCTGACCAGGGGGCTAAGGTAATACGTGCTGACCCCCAAGGACGCAGACGGCACTGCTCAGAAACCTTTGTTGCCTCACCTTCCGTCCCCACttgtacttctacttcttcttcaacTGCTTCCCTCTTTCCTGAACACACCCAGACCCGCCGCCTTGGATTTGAAAGCATGTTGTGGGGTAGTGGTTCGGTTACTGATCCCCCAAGCCAACCCCCTCTTCCTGGAAATGGTCAGACCTTATCTACAGAGCAAGGACTTAACTACATAGACTTGGATCTGGTCAACAAAGAGAGTCCACATGCCAGCCTGGATGGGTCATCGGGAAACCAGGCCCAATCTCGGCTCTTTTCTGTAGCGGCTGCAGGTTCTGGAGTTGGTGCAGCAGCTGGTGGAAGCAACAGTTCAAGCCTCAACACATACGCCAGCATTGACTTCTACAAATCAGAGGAGCTGAGGACACATCAAAATGGAAACAAAGAGGGAACAGGTATGTGTTTTCACCATTAATTATAGTTGGGTTTCTCATTTCTCTTTGTCTTTCACCACTTTTAGCCTTCACCCCTTTCTCCCCCTTTGGTGCATGTGTTTTGTATCATGTTCAAAATGAAATGTATATCCTGCCAAGATAATCCAATGGAGCAGAGGCTCCCCTTCCATCTATAGTTGTAATCAAAATTCAACTGGCGCCGGATTAAAACCTAGACAGTGGTCTTATATATGAAGCAGTCTCTTTAATCCTGAACATGAGACAAGAGCATGGCTCCTACAGCAATGGATACATTGATTTTCTTGTCTGAACCATGGTGAACCCTGACTTTTACTTCATGTGATTAGGTGAGGTGTTAAAGGCCAGAAGATTTTTAGAGATATTAATGAAAATCAATTTTCTGGCAATCTTGTAGAGATTTTTTCAGTTCAGACCCATGGGCCGTTGGTCACACATGTATGTCAGCCACCAGAATCATTCTGCTCTGGTTGAGCCATTGTTTGTGAAAGAACGGAACTGTCAAACACATTAAACGTAGCTTAACTAGCAGCAAGACTATTCAGACTTGCCATTGAAGCATTCTACTTTAAGCTGGGTTTCTGTTGACTTGTTACTATAAAGCCCAGAAAAGCCCATTTATATGAGACAAATGTTTTCTTTTATGGATCACCGTTTTCCAAACCTTTAAAGTAAAACACACATTATGTCTTTAGATTCTGATGGCTTTTCAACAACGGCAAAAACGGAGTGAAAATTGGATTTAGCAGCTTTCCTGTTCTTCAATAGGGCACAGCTTTTGCAACAATAGGGGAAACTGTTGTAATTGTCCAAGTCTGCAGTTTCTCTGTAACTCTAGCGCTGTAATTTCATTGTATTTACcggtatgtattttttttttaatcatttttgcaaGAATCAGTTTCCTGTCTTGGGGAGACCACCACTGCTAAACAATGCCTCAGCAAAATTGTTGAGACGTTTCGTCATAGAAAAAATTCTCTTTCAACCACTGTCTGCAGAAAATGTTTCCTTCTGAGAAATAAACGCTTCCATgtaaagcagaaaaaaaagcatcgTTTAACTGAAGATGTGGATTTATAAGCACCAGTAAAAAGGCGCTGTAACCTTCCACAGTAGGACTCTTGTGATAAACGCTTCCTGCCGGGCCTCGCCGTTTATGTAGCACTGCTAGCTTTCATGATTTGTACTGTAAGTTGTGTTGGAGTTAAAACctcctgcccaggtctttgcggtAAACATTTCACAGCCCAGCTCAGCATTTGGATTTAATAAAGAAGCATTAGCAAAAATTCACCCTGGGTTTTTGTGGCGAGCGCTTCAACTCGGAGCCTCTAAAGTTGTTTTTTATAGATTCCACAGATGGAAATGAACAATCAGACTCGCTTCCATTCGTCTCAGTGTTGGATTTATAGGGAAATGATGGGCAGGTTGGATAAAGCAGGAGggttttctgtgtgtgttttaaataGAAACACTAGCAGGCTACCACGGTGGGACCATATGGGCTCTGGCTGTTGGGAACGTCAGCGGGGGCAGCGTGGGGGAGAATGTTACACATTGGCTGTGAATGTTGAGATGGGGCCAGTGTTGCACTCACACAGCTCTCAAATGCCTGTGTACAGTGTTCCCCCCCTGCTTTCATTCCTGCCTCCCCCTCTTTCCTCCTCCAATAAATGATCCTTTTGTTTGAGCGTTTGCCGCGGTGGGCTGGCAGGCCTCGACGGGGCTTAGTCCCAAGACCAGGGGACTCTCCTGAGACGTTTGTCCTCTGCAGCCTGTAATTTTCAGTTTTGCTGTTGTGCTTCTTTTCCCGTTTTTATCTTTATTTCTGTTTTGATTTGGCTTGCTTGTCTTTATCTGTGCTTTAGTGCTTGTCCTCGTCTGACATCAAGGCTGGTGGATTTTTGGGATTCCTTCCCTCCCTTCTGTACGATACTCATTCTATTGTTCAAGAACGTCTTTATCCTCCTCCTCTTTCACACTCAGTCCATTCCATAAAAGAATTATGCACAAACTTGTCAGATTCTCTGCTCTAAAGAAGAAAGCAGGAATGTAGACTGAGCACGCTGAGATGCTCCATAACAACGCCTTTCTGCTACTCCACACAAAAATACAGGTTGGAAATGTATTTGCATGGGTTTTTATGATCCACTTTAATTACAGGGGATTTCTTTTCCCCCTGCAGCTATAAGCTTGTACGGGAAAAGACCGTCTGTATGTCTCAGAGGCGCTCTCTCTTGGCTCTGAAGGCCAAAGGCTAAAATTGAACATCAGTAGTGGGACGTGTGCCAGAAACAGTCCTATTGGACAGTGATTACATAACTTGTGAAAGTAACCTCATGGTGCAAATGTTGAGGGAAAGCACAGTGAACTGGTTCACCCCGAGTCCTGAGGAGAAATCTAACAGATGTTTTAGTCTAAAGAAAACATTTTATTAGACTGTTTGGAGTAAGCAGCAAGGGTGTTTATGACGGGGAatgatctggggcctcatttatcaagcttgcttacgcacaaaacggggtcggaaagctgcgtaagcaactttccacgcaaactttgggatttatgaaagaaactttaagttgactggacctggcttacgcacatgttggacatggagagcacctgcagtgctgctgctgagaagatacaattatgaaatcctgcagctttatcacttgtaccgcttcgttttcacacagaacaagaccccccacacacgcacgcacgcacgcacacacacacacacacacacacacacacagggtccgaaattaaattttttactcaccggccaagttggctggtagatgatgaaaatctaccggccaagcatattttttaccggccaaaattctaaatgatttagatctacctaaagcatgttattctatattatgttgattccaaacagagtgacaaaataattaaaacatcaattaataaggaaaacaactattttgtcatttttactatttatttatttatttttagagatgtttttatgaactctttcattgaaatctagtcagactccttgttttctctgtccatgaagtctggcctcctgcttctgacaccgtctttgtgccaaagcatttcagcctcatttgggtcctagtccttgatctctggagaacacagctgcagcatgagaatatctgaaagtgtgtcagggctagggttgtcacggtaaccggtgtagcagtaaaccccagtaaaaaagttgacaataataataacagtcttgtttaaaaaaaattatctcggtggattaccgtggctgtggtgtaggcgcggtgacccttaccagccaccgtatcatctggaagttgccggcggcacatgcgcacaaagctgaaataatggcaggaggagacggcagcacttgggacatttattatccctcaaagaagacaaagtcggaagtatgggcattttttggatatttgaagaatgccgagggacagttgtctgtgaaaggcagcaacgctacgtggccatcataatgtagccattgtctcacgactccgccgtctccggttcgccacttttcacaaaatcttctggttgccactggtcctggtggtttttcttccagttcgacgagttttcttttggaaggctggctgactccagttaaaaaatgccacatttcaccgctagttttaacacgacgctaactgctaacttgataaattgattgaatgggataggtggaaatgacgttggatgcggcgttcacgtttcgcgtacgtttgtgtacgttgcatgcaggcgggaggagtatcagaaatccttggAAGATTACTGATAaacaactaatttggtgcaaacatttactcgccaggtggcaggtagagctcaaaaatttactcgccaaatggagcaatttactcgcatttggcgagtgttaatttcggaccctgcacacagcctgaagcgcagaatacggaatgcagaaatcagcagggggacagattgaaacagaacatcatgcgtctgtgaaagtgtgtgtgtcctgtcactgtgacccgattgatcatgcgccctggctacttggacaagggagatctccgtttggctgactgcttAGTGCACgttactttcacctgggagtctggggatcgaatcccgattggaccattgttttatatccgccacagatctctctctgaagaactcaacattgacggcttcagcaacgctgtgccactctgtggattttctcttatttgttttgcaaaaacacttcctttcatttctccacctcacccacaagtacctgaatttctgcttctgtgtaatagcgcttccttgatctgccttgatctacggtcaccatcgtcattggcggagcgctgcaacagccggcttatgtatatgcatgagagccacaaggcactttgcattgactatttatggcagtaagtgggcgtggtgagggtgggatgtgactaaaaagcagctgagaacctttctagatagtctctgatttatgaagcggagactgcgtgcagctgtgcgaactccatgtttgatagatcacaaacctacttggcataagtactttttttttgctgagcttaagtacggttttagtaaggattctatgctatgtttgataaatgagaccccagctccATAAACTGCCTCAAGTTTGCCAAACTAACACAGCACCAGGATGTAGATTTACCTCATGATGACAAAAATGCTTTCAACTAAAATATCCAACTGGTCCTGGTTATGCCAAAAATACTGATGATTAATTGTAGAGGTGAGGCTGTTTTCTTTTCCCAGTGCCTTAAACATTGTGAAATGCCAAGGTTGTTCGgtaaaataaaaatggaaaattTTAGACACCCACTGCTTTCTGATCAGGAAGCTAGAAGAGCTTAATACATACAAATATattcatttgaacgtttttacttGCTTTTTGAAAAACTAGGCCATCTTCGTTGCATTAATTTAAAGAAACTCAATAGATGTACTGTAACATACTTCAGATACCATGGCATCTTTGTAAGGGGTCTGATAGTACTAAGAGACTACTCGCCGACTAGAGGGGGACGTACTGACTGGTGGACATGAGGGAAGGGGTGGGCTAGGTAGAGTGAGTTAGTAACAGACTTATGAAACCGTAAAAAAACCCACATTAACATTCCCTTTGGCCCCCCTTATAAATGCATGTGTGTATACATACTGTCATGTTTTGTTGGGCTGCAAAGTAAAATAACCCTAAATTGTGTTTATAATCCTAAAAACATCCAGAAGTTGCTTAGAGACGGTGATAATCGTCTGAACAATAGCACTTGAATCGTTTTTTCACCTGCAGAGAGACACAGTCTGGGTTTGTGATGCAACACTAGTCTGAACAGACAGCCGTAGTGATGTTATGCAAAAGCCAGCCACGTGGATGGGATGTGACCTCTGAAGGGGGTCAGAGGCAGCGCACTGTATACATGTTTATGTATGAGGGTGAATGTGGACacattagtttatctgttttgttTTGTGCCAGAGGCACAATGCTTCTGCCAGCCCAGTGACTCGCAGCTCAGCCCTTACTAATGCAGAGTGTATACAGATGTGGTGCCGGAACAGCAGGGCTGAACATGTGGAGGCTAAAATCCAGACGTCATCTGCAGCTCTGAGTCCTACGGCGTTTAATTTAAGCCAGTTGGGTTACTTTAGGAATTTAGAAGTTCTACTTTTAATTAACCTTCCTTGTATTTGTTTAGCGTGACCTCTTTAAGGTGAGGGGTGACTGAATTAGGAGATCAGCAGTCAGAGCAGTTTCATAACACTTATTAACCTCACAGATGTTTGTGTTTTGGTCTTGTTTGAAAAACAAGACCAGGTGGGTGGGTGGTACAGCCCTGCATCTCACCATTATATAATTCATATTAAGATGGAAATTAGCTCAGAAATCTCAGCAATGCAAAGGCGACTTTGCTTCATTTGCCTAATTACAGCGTTACACAACAGATTTACCCCAAAAGGAAGCTGTGTTGGTCACACGAGGGCAGCCTGAATCCTTCAAGAGGCTCAGTGTTTAGTTTTATATTTCTAACATGTGTTTAGATTTCTCAAAATGTTACAAAAGCATATCCAATCAGGGCCCTGCTAGAGATGGGGtggtgtgtttttatttgaaGCCAAGGATATGTCCTTCTCTGAAGTCCAGTTTTCTTTGTTTGGGTGGTCCGCTCAGAGAGGTGACACACTTGCTCCCCACACAGCAACAACTCCCTTCTGTTTGGGTTTTGGGGGGAGTTCTGAAGGTTACACATGCGTATTTTCTTGTCCCGTGTTTGTGAAACCGCCTCATGGCCGGATCATGTGATGAGATCATCTCACAGCGTCGTTTTTCTCCCAGCTCCTTTCGCCTCCGTCCAATTAGGCAAATCCAAGGCCTAGAGGAGTAATCCGGGTTGATTACTGAAAAGCGCACAGCTTTGCGACAGATGATCGGGCCGCTGAACAGCACAGTGAAAACCAGTTGGCCGTCTCAGATTAATATTACAAACGGGGCTTTAGGCAGAGAGCAGCTGCAGGTCCACGGACAGTGACAACCGGTCCCATATCTCTATTGTTGACTCACTTTCTATGGttttacatctttgacattacacAGCTGCTGTAGAATGTTGTGATGAATGGCTTTTGCAAAACAATTAGAAATTAGATCTCCACTGTGTTAGTGTATTGTCTGTGGGCTGGCATGCAGCTTCTGTCTTAATAGAGCTCTCCTCTTTCATTGAGCTGCAACTGGTTGGAAACCAAAAAATGGTAAAATCGATGCAAATTTTCAGTTGAAATCACACTGGAGTGGTGCGCGCATCGCTTTTGCTGCAAGCTCTAACCACGGCTTTCCACAGGATTCGTCagtagcacgttactgcagcagcacgtcttgctcgcgtaagctgctgcttggcccttcccaccagagatgcgaagcagcaggggagcagctgtcatcgaccgagcacgaagtcacacgagtgacttcgtcagtaaacacaacaacaagcaggagaaaactacaacatggctccaaaaggtttgtgttttatgttctgtccgttttataatcgccaatacggacctgaaaaacaaaggagaccgctagctaggtgataacttctcacggggccgcacagttagtaactgtttttaaaagtaaatcaaccggaaggcagtacgtttctttattctgaaaatcttgggagcttctctccatttccgcatccgatttcctgtctttccttccccaaaaatgtcgaaattgacccgtttcagaggcgtcacgcgtagaaaatagaaccagcgcgtaaaggccgcgacatgc contains:
- the si:ch73-335l21.1 gene encoding insulin receptor substrate 1-B; its protein translation is MEGHAGEHHNSSSSSDDVRKSGYLRKQKSMHRRYFVLRGASERGPARLEYYESEKKFRGKAPVPKRVVALETCFNINKRADSKNKHMIVLYTRAESFSVAAESEADQDEWYQAMVELQCKSKNPTDGSASGDYGAPNPGPAFKEVWQVKVWPKGLGQAKNLVGIYRLCLTDKTVNFVKLNSDAAAVVLQLMNVRRCGHSENFFFVEVGRSAVTGPGEFWMQVDDSVVAQNMHETLLEAMKALSEEFRLRSKSQSNSGPGGGATASNPISVPSRRHHPNPPPSQVGFLRRPRTEPPGGANGGGASSASPTPQHSFPRSRTASDGGKGEDGIAGSTPTHGVNSSPSANGSCSTTPILRSKSARSAPTANTKSPFALMRSISTPAPSPVQSLSSSSGHGSEFGCMTSAGAISGSGTYSRVSSHHISVSGSPSDYGSSDEYGSSPGDHSVHPSPSLPGSSIGSIGNQSLGEDGANYILMSQRGDGMAVGNNNQGTLTSSSQLASGLPTSGSLPQTRRVLRRSSSRECEAEQRLLSKRASLPPMALERLAPRQRRAEEPDEESADYAIMSRSTSRESFTSTCSSTQRESVIGAGVGTGGYFDVAGELKTEGGAGGGIDIGVDNGYMSMLPGVTQPPVSLSQSIAVSVPEIDPKPADDYMAMTPNNSVSPPQQIRHPLPSDGYMIMSPNSSCSPDQRGGLSEGAWVGSGSADSRAGSDYMNMSPISAPSVNGSTPHSEHNCHLETGLQQQLPKMVYSYYSLPRSYKHNPTAGHFDDGTGRGRRPNGSCREINGRRGTAGRQSQPASNSVAQSLSSSSYSSSSASNESLGETDDGTTKVLNKMTSGSKSKEGSKTGQRRGADGLSKHGNHPRNRPVSLFVDVSKANTLPRVRENPLPPEPKSPGEYVSIEFKGEKCNYAGVGVGRGRGLRHGSLLPQGSNSQSPQMRPVSCVGNFIPLSHSPSTPITPPSASEYVNMDLGPSPSPSPHSLTPIVFPPFHTPPTPPVLAYVPKTCKEGPASPCEGDREVSEAPLGKNRETVTEAESPTSCGDYTEMAFSLNKNAVPRTSPNISPKVPSPTRTDPSVSVLSRGLDFPLCKSGPNPDQGAKVIRADPQGRRRHCSETFVASPSVPTCTSTSSSTASLFPEHTQTRRLGFESMLWGSGSVTDPPSQPPLPGNGQTLSTEQGLNYIDLDLVNKESPHASLDGSSGNQAQSRLFSVAAAGSGVGAAAGGSNSSSLNTYASIDFYKSEELRTHQNGNKEGTEC